GCTCGACGTGCAGCTGGCCGTTGCCGGAGATGACCAGTTCCTTGGTCTGCGGATCGCGCACCATCTTCAGCGTCGGATCCTCCTCCATGATGCGCTGCAGGGCGGTGGAAATCTTGCCTTCGTCGGCCCGGGCCTTGGGTTCGATGGCGAACGAGATCGAGGGCACGGCGAAGGTGATTTCCGGCAGCTTGATCTTGTCGGCCTTGCTGGACAGCGAATCGCCGGTTTGCGTTTCCTTCAGCTTGGCCACGGCCACGATATCGCCGGCCTTAACCTCGCCCGCCGACTCCTGGGCCTTGCCTTGTTGCAGGAACAGGCCGGCGATCCGCTCCTCGACATCCTTGCTCGAGTTGAAATAAAAGGTGTCGGGCTTGAACGTTCCGGAAAAAACCCGGATCAGCGACACCTTGCCGGTGAATGGATCGGAGATGGTCTTGAAGACCAGGGCGGCGAAGGGGCCGCTGGCGTCGGCCTTGAGCGCGGTGCCGTTTTTAGCCGCCGTCGGGGCGAAATCGCTCGGCGCCGGGGAGAAGGCGACGATAAAATCGAGCAGCTGCTGGACGCCGCGGTTGGCCAAGGCGTCGCAGACCAGCACCGGAAAAATGTTGCGCAGCAGCAGGGCGCTTTTCAGTCCCTGCTGGATCTCTTCGACCGTCAGGCTGCCGCTAGCAAAATATTTATCCATAAGTTTTTCGTCGTTCTCGGCGATCTTTTCCAGCAGCGCTTCGCGGCGCAACGAGGCCTCCTCCTTGAGCGCCTCGGGGATGGGAATCTCCTTGCTTTCCCCCTTGTCGTCGGTGCCGAACTGGTAAGCCTTCATGGCGATGATGTCCACCAGACCGCTGAAATCGGCCCCCTTGCCGATGGGAATCTGCACGGCCACCACGTTGTTGCCGAAGGCGGCGGCCAGGGAGTCCAGCGCCTTGTCGAAATCGGCCATTTCCCTGGCCATCTTGTTGACGACGAAAATCGCCGCCCGCTGGGATTCGCCCATGCATTCGAAAATCTTT
The sequence above is drawn from the Candidatus Aminicenantes bacterium genome and encodes:
- a CDS encoding GTP-binding protein, coding for MKETPTENLRNVAIVGHGHSGKTSIVSALLYNTKMVNRLGKVDQGNTVTDFDEEEIARKISIQTSLAYAYKDKVKINILDTPGFASFIWDTLVALRAVETGVMVVSAEEGVQVQTEKIFECMGESQRAAIFVVNKMAREMADFDKALDSLAAAFGNNVVAVQIPIGKGADFSGLVDIIAMKAYQFGTDDKGESKEIPIPEALKEEASLRREALLEKIAENDEKLMDKYFASGSLTVEEIQQGLKSALLLRNIFPVLVCDALANRGVQQLLDFIVAFSPAPSDFAPTAAKNGTALKADASGPFAALVFKTISDPFTGKVSLIRVFSGTFKPDTFYFNSSKDVEERIAGLFLQQGKAQESAGEVKAGDIVAVAKLKETQTGDSLSSKADKIKLPEITFAVPSISFAIEPKARADEGKISTALQRIMEEDPTLKMVRDPQTKELVISGNGQLHVELVVNKLKRKYGVEVTMKAPKIAYRETVLGKSDVEKKYKK